Proteins from one Malania oleifera isolate guangnan ecotype guangnan chromosome 4, ASM2987363v1, whole genome shotgun sequence genomic window:
- the LOC131153457 gene encoding loganic acid O-methyltransferase-like → MMANLEKGKALMAKEETKILISNGETNMLHESHPKSIPMNGGESPYSYAQHSFYQREMAEAAKNAITEAITEKLDIQNPSSESPQPFRIADLGCSIGPNTFISVQNIVEAVELKYQNCIQEDQHNPKPLEFEVLFNDHAENDFNTLFRSLPLSRRYFAGGVPGSFHGRLFPRSSLHFVNSFSALHWLSKVPAEVVDSNSAAFNRANIYCSGAVKEVTEAFSAQHKEDMEGFLSARAEELVKGGLMALNLVGLPDGVILAETATGMGFDLLDSCLVDMAKMGLISEAKVESFNLPIYYPPAKELMAVVEANDHCFRVERFDILSYPLKHAPADVQMVVSHTRAALEGLIMNHFGNEILEKLFNSYGKKLEENYFIFDQKNRKDVDFFILLKRK, encoded by the exons ATGATGGCAAATCTTGAGAAGGGCAAGGCGCTGATGGCAAAGGAGGAGACAAAGATATTGATCTCAAATGGGGAGACCAACATGTTGCATGAATCCCATCCCAAGTCAATCCCCATGAACGGCGGAGAAAGCCCTTATAGCTATGCTCAACACTCTTTCTATCAG AGAGAGATGGCAGAAGCTGCAAAGAATGCGATCACTGAGGCAATCACAGAGAAACTTGACATCCAAAACCCTTCATCCGAATCTCCCCAACCCTTCCGGATAGCGGACTTGGGCTGTTCCATAGGACCCAACACCTTCATCTCTGTGCAAAACATAGTAGAGGCTGTAGAGCTGAAGTACCAAAACTGCATTCAAGAAGATCAGCACAACCCTAAACCCCTTGAGTTCGAAGTTTTGTTCAATGATCACGCCGAGAATGACTTCAACACTCTCTTCAGATCCCTCCCTCTCTCCCGACGCTACTTCGCAGGGGGCGTGCCGGGATCTTTCCACGGCCGGTTGTTTCCGAGGTCCAGTCTCCATTTTGTGAACTCCTTCAGTGCGCTGCACTGGCTCTCCAAGGTCCCGGCCGAGGTGGTGGACAGCAACTCTGCTGCATTCAATAGAGCAAACATTTACTGCTCAGGGGCTGTGAAGGAAGTCACAGAAGCGTTTTCCGCTCAGCACAAGGAAGACATGGAGGGTTTTCTGAGTGCTAGGGCAGAAGAGCTTGTTAAAGGAGGTTTGATGGCACTCAATTTAGTTGGGCTCCCTGATGGGGTCATTCTGGCCGAGACTGCCACTGGTATGGGATTTGACCTTTTGGATTCTTGCCTTGTGGACATGGCCAAGATG GGTTTAATAAGTGAAGCAAAAGTGGAGTCGTTCAACCTCCCAATTTATTATCCACCTGCTAAGGAATTGATGGCAGTGGTTGAGGCAAATGACCACTGTTTTAGGGTAGAAAGATTTGACATATTGTCATACCCATTAAAGCATGCTCCCGCTGATGTCCAAATGGTAGTGTCACATACGAGAGCTGCGTTGGAGGGACTCATCATGAACCACTTTGGGAATGAAATTCTCGAGAAATTGTTCAATTCCTACGGCAAAAAACTTGaagagaattatttcattttcGATCAGAAAAATCGTAAAGATGTCGATTTTTTCATCCTTCTCAAGCGCAAGTAG